A part of Palaemon carinicauda isolate YSFRI2023 chromosome 8, ASM3689809v2, whole genome shotgun sequence genomic DNA contains:
- the LOC137645034 gene encoding uncharacterized protein yields the protein MKRHYLLLLLVALCAFQPVTSEDDQNDVAKETADGELKDSKNIFDEVEEEEEEEEDEEEEEDAMDMKDLSADLPFHPVNDVSDSALQEFLVRSRRPACSNRKCLRWYRGYWAPECTGENYRAIAYCAKTEMWCCGRCEPKAWCLRNNGFCAVTCPPDRLADKRGCFGKWKCCLP from the exons TTCCAGCCAGTCACTTCTGAAGATGATCAAAATGATGTAGCAAAAGAAACTGCTGATGGCGAGTTAAAAGACTCTAAGAATATCTTTGATGaagtggaagaggaagaagaagaagaagaggatgaagaggaagaagaggatgctATGGATATGAAAGATCTCTCTGCTGATCTTCCCTTCCATCCGGTGAATGATGTCTCTGACTCAGCGCTGCAAGAATTCTTAGTTAGAAGTCGGA GACCAGCCTGCAGTAACAGAAAATGCCTAAGGTGGTACCGAGGTTACTGGGCACCTGAATGCACTGGAGAAAATTATCGAGCTATTGCTTACTGCGCAAAAACTGAGATGTGGTGCTGTGGACGATGTGAACCTAAAGCATGGTGTTTGAGAAATAACGGTTTTTGCGCAGTTACTTGTCCCCCTGATCGCCTCGCTGATAAAAGGGGATGCTTCGGCAAGTGGAAGTGTTGTTTACCATAA